The genome window GAGGGGGGGCGCTAGATCCTCCGGCGCCACCACCGTTGTCGTCGTGTCATCGCATCCCATAAATCCGACCATCATCAGCAATACCACCATCATCAGCAACTTCTTCATGCCGCCCTCCTTGTCTATCTGCGGGTTCTGGCCCCGTAAAGGCCTCACGCCCATCGATACCGGCTCCTGATGCTATGGTTCCCTGGGCGATCGATCATCACGCGGAGAGTACCTATTGAACGCCATTTATTCAATGTCGCTGTAACTCTTTCTGTTATTAGATAGTTACGAAGTACCCCGTATTCTAGTTGATCCTCCCTTCACCCCGATCATATCCTGTGTGGGCCATATCCAAACGCGCGCCCCCAGGAGGATCGCATGTCAACGATTTCGACCGAAGTGGTGAACCGCACTCTGGTCATCAAGCTGAATCGCGGAACAACAAACGCCGTCAATCTGGACCTCCTGCGGGAGCTGGGGCGGACGCTTGATGACTCGGCGTCGGACGACTCGCTCTCCGCCGTCCTGCTCACCAGTCCGAACGAGAAATTCTTTTCGATCGGTTTTGATATTCCGTGGTTGATCGATCTTTCCAAAGATGATTTTTCAATCTTCTTTAGGACCTTCAACCGCCTTAGTCTGAAATTGTTTACTTTTCCAAAGCCGACACTCGCATCGATTCCCGGGCATGCCGTTGCGGGTGGCTGCATCCTGGCGCTCTGCTGCGATTATCGTTTCATCACCGAGGGACACAAGCTGATGGGTTTGAACGAAATCAAGCTTGGCGTGCCGATCCCTTATCCATCCGATTGCATTCTCCGGCATCTTGTCAGCACACGCTATGTGCGCGAAATGCTTGATACCGGTGATTTTTATCCTCCGGAGAGATTGATACAAATGGGTCTGGTCGATCGCGTTTTTCCGCAGGAAGCCCTGTACGCCCAATCACTCGACTGGGTGACGCGGCTCGGAAATCAGCCGGCTCATGCTTATGCGATGATTAAAGAAAACCGCGTGGCACCGGTCGAGCGTCAGATCCTGGAACGGTTGGAAGAGAGGGAAAGAATCTTCATCTCCCTCTGGTACGCCGACGATGTTCGCCGGCGGTTACGCGAAGCGATGGAGCGTTTTTAGCCCCTACTCGCCTTTATTGCAATTTGACAATTTTATTCATGAGAACTTGATCGTTCAACCGCAAGCGGGCGAAATAGGCTCCTCCCGCAACCGGGTGTCCCTCATTGTTCCGCCCATCCCAAATCCATGAATGGCGGCCGGGGGACAGGTCTTTGTCGGCTAATACTCGTATCCGGCGGCCCGTCAGCGAGAAGACGGCTATCTCGGCGCGCCCGGCTACAGCCGTTGTGAAAGCTATCACAGTTTGTGTCACAAAGGGGGTCGGGGTCGCGCTGAACGCGAGCGCCGGCAGAGGATCCATAGGCGAACCCGGTGCAATTCCTGTGACCCAATCTAATATGATTGTGCTATGCGTCTTGTTCCCGGCGGCATCAACGGAACAGACCTCGATCTCATACTCCCCGCCTGGAAGATGAATAAACTCGTCTAGAAACAATTCGGTGTGGAAATAGCACTCATCAACGCCGCCAAGCAGCAGCGGGTTCCAGCATGTGGGAGGAACACGGTAAAAGACATCCTCTATCGGGACATTTTCATATACGGTCACGATCAGCCTGGGGATTCCGCTGCTATCGGCAAAAGACAAGAAAACTTCCGGGGGCTGGCAATCTATTTCGAAGGAATTGCCGTGGAGTCCAGCGGCGGGAATTGGAGAATTGTCGGGGTCCCGGAGGATAAGAGCCCCAGGCGTAATGTTTGTGGCCAGTGGAACGGTTTGTTCCAGGCCTCTATTGATCATGTAGAAAAGATCGCCATTCCCCGTCGCCAGCGGCGCAGAGCCCCCAAGAATCGCCCCGCTGATATTTCGCTCATCTCCTGATCCAAGATAATAGTACTGCGTCGGATACCCGCCCCCCGCGAGGGCCAGAAAACCTCCCTCCTCAAACCGGAGATTATGGAGCTTCGCGCTTGCAAAGGTCAGCCCGGCATTAAAACCCCGAAGCCCCGGAGAGGCCAGGTCCTGGTTGAGAACAACATCCACCGAGCGCCAGGCGGCACATCGGATAAGCTGGCTTGGAACTAGATAAACCAGCCCGCTTGGCAATTCCGCCCTCGGCGACCATAAAATATTCGCGCCGACTCCATCGCCAAAAGCGCCATTGGGGCCCGCATTGTCTCCCCACCAGGAATCTTTTGAGGAAAATTCGTATGCCGCCGAACCCTGGATATAGTCCAGCCCGGCGCCTTCGTTATTGAAATAGAAATTACCCCCCAGGTTCCAATAGTAGGCGTCTGTTGTATAGACTCTATCCAGCTTCAATCCAGCAGATGGTGTCGGGGTAAAATCGGAGAACAGATGGTAGGAAAGGATATTTTCGGAGACTTTTACATTATCATAGTATTGCCCGGCGTCATCATCGCTGGAAAATAGAATTCCGGACATCCCTCTGTTTTGAGAACAGAGATTGGATTGCAGGCGAATATAGTCTCCCCCGCCCGTCAACCGAACGGCTCCGCGAGAGATCAGCGGATCTTGATAGGGGGTGGTATTTTTCGTTATCGTATTGCCGATAATACGAAGATAGCGAACAGGCGCGCCATCTCCTGGGGCGCCGGCGTCACCCGCGATGACAATAGGATGACTGTTATTGGAGCAGATGAGGTTATCCCGAATATTAATCCAAGTGAGAATATCCGCGGCCCCGGTCGTATGAAGCCCGATCGCTACGCCCCGTTCCAGCGCCTCAAACCGATTGTCCGAGATGAAGAGCCCACACAAGGTTCCCGCGCCGTAAATTCCCGTATCGAGGCCCTCGAAGCATAGGTCCTCAATGTCGATCGACAATAATCCCGGAGCCCCTCCGTCGAGTAGGATCCCACCTTCCCAATCGGCCGGATTATAATCTCCAATGATTCCAAACCCCATACCCTGGATTTCGATATGATGGACTCCCGCGCCAACAACGATGGCATAAGGAGTCGAGCCATCGTCGATCAGATCATTCGATAGAATATAGGTTTCGCCGGACGCGGTGAGAGTCTCTCCCCAGCTGGAAATCGGTATCGACGCAGAAACTTGGGTCGACGATATAAAGAAAATTCCTACTAAAACACAGATAATAAAACGCATGGTGATCATGCCACCTCCGCTCAACGCGACCAAATCCAACGCTCTCAACTTGGGGTGGTTTTCAGCTGCGGAAACCATGCTACTTCTTTGGGCTCTGCGTTTCAAGTAAGAAGTTCGGCTTGTGGGCCGG of Candidatus Eisenbacteria bacterium contains these proteins:
- a CDS encoding enoyl-CoA hydratase/isomerase family protein, which encodes MSTISTEVVNRTLVIKLNRGTTNAVNLDLLRELGRTLDDSASDDSLSAVLLTSPNEKFFSIGFDIPWLIDLSKDDFSIFFRTFNRLSLKLFTFPKPTLASIPGHAVAGGCILALCCDYRFITEGHKLMGLNEIKLGVPIPYPSDCILRHLVSTRYVREMLDTGDFYPPERLIQMGLVDRVFPQEALYAQSLDWVTRLGNQPAHAYAMIKENRVAPVERQILERLEERERIFISLWYADDVRRRLREAMERF